The sequence ACTGCTTCTGTGCCCACGGCACAAATCCCCCTACCCATTGCCAAGGCAGGAAAAGGAAGTGGCTAGGTCAGGGCTGGCAGTAGGTCCTGGGGCTGAGGAGGGGAAGCTCTCGTGGCCACTTCTCAGCGAGAGGAGGCAAAGctcactccctctgcccaccaCTCGGGAAGCGTGTGGAGGTATGTGGGTGGCGATGGTCTTGAAGAAAGTAGGGCAAGCTCCTGCCctctgctggggggtggggaggggtggcacagtccaaggctgggggtggggggcagtgtgggAAAGGGGCTGTATACTTCTACTTTTTCCATCCCTGTTTACCCAAACTGACACCAACCGTTCTGGCCGATGAACGATGGTGGACATCGGCTGCCCGTTTGGGGCCTGCCCTGGGCCGGTTACTATTAAAGATGCATGAAGGCTACCCCCTGCCAAGGTCAGGGAGACAGGGCCTTCCCCTCATGTTCACACACAGGTGAAGGAGGGGGTGAGTCAGCACATAAGTCCCCAGGCCCCATAAGATTTGACTAGGAGGGGCCAGGGCCTAGTGAGTGTTTCAGAAAACCTGCTGGGTGGACAGAAAACACACTGTGTGAAGATCCCTTTCTAATGCTAGACATTGTAACCTCTTCTAACTGTAGCGGTGCCCTGAGTAGTCGGTAgaacaaatatataatgagaaGCAGCCACTGTTTCTCTGATTTCAGTAACACACACTTGAATGAACGTGTACTCGGTAAATTGCATCGGCATCTGTGTCCCTGTGAATAAATAAGTCTCTCCCATTTAGgggtggttatttaaaaaaaaaattttttttttttacatttatttatttttgagagagagagagacagagagagagacacagagcatgagtaggggaggggcagagagagaaggagacacagaatccgaagcaggctctaggctcccagctgtcagcgcagagcccgacgcagggctcgaacccacaaaccgcgagatcatgacctgagccgaagtcagacactcaaccgactgagtaggggtggttatttttaaaataaactttttgtttttgaaaatgtacatgcagaaaagtgcacaaatcatGGGTGTGAAACCTTGAGAGTATGTAGTTTGATGACTTTTCCACAGCAAACAGACCTGCGTGATTGTTGTGAGATTGGGAGCCGGACTTCATCCAGTCCCACCAAAGACACCCccaacacccacccccaccccccgcccataGGAACTGCTGTTTTCAGTTtacaggctgtgtgtgtgtgtgtgtgtgtgtgtgtgcgcgcgcgcgtgcgtacACCTGGTTCTGTGGTGTACTTAGAACAATCAAGGTCCAAAGCCACAGTCTTCGCAGTTCAGAGTCAAAGGTGGTGGGTCCAGCCCCAAACTGGGAGTTCCTGGACTTGCATTTGAGTCTTGCCCCCCCAACTTCCATTTCCTCGTTTATAAAATTTGGGTCACAATTCTAAACTTGGACGGTTGAGTGGAGGGTTTAGTGAAGGAATCCACGTGAAGTGCCGTGGACCGAGGTCTGACCCTTGGTTGGTACTCCCCATGACTCCCTCGACCTATGAGAAGGTGCTTAGCATTAAGAGTCAGGCAGGGGGAGGGCAATGGCCAGAAGTCTTGGGGGACGAGCAGGATCAgagcagaagggaggaagaggggcactATGCCCACTGAGTGGTGGGAAGTTTAGCCTGAGGTCCTTTATGGGAGCAGTggagagtggtggtggtgggtaaTGAGGGCAGATTGGTGGGCTGAGCCAGGCCATGCTGTGGGAGCCCCGTGCGGACTGTTGTCTCATTCCCAACAtgacctcttctctccctgcGCTTCCTGTGTTGTTATCGTGGTCCTGCTTTACCTTCTGGTCCTCGCCTGTAGTTTTGGACATCTCTCCCGTCATTACCTCCTTCATCgttacccctccccctcccatcccacCCCTTCTCCCATAAGGGGCTGCTCACTCTGACCTTGCTCTTGGGGACTGGATTTGGGGATCCCTTGGGAGCCTGGGACCAGCTTATGCTCTAGGCCTCCCAAAGTCTGCATGAAGTATGCCTTTCCCCAGAGTTCCACCTTAGATTCTACCCTCCTCAGAGCCCCAGGATACCCTCCCTGGAGGGCCTCTGGCCAGCAGGGATAAGGTCTGGGGTCCCcaagcccctcttccctctcccctgtgccTTAAGCTTGATGCTCCACATGGGTGCCTGAATGGGTGGCCCTGGCTGTGTTCCCACAGAGGgactctgcctttttctccttatttacttactttcagTGCATAGTAGATTCAGACCCCCTGGCATCCTTGCCTCCACATGCGTGGCCAAATGGCGGCTGTGGTTGTCTTCCCCTCCATTATTGGGACCCCGGGGAAGTGGGGCCTGGGCTGCAGGCACACATCTGGAGGCTAAATGATGAGATTTGGAGGTGTAGTCCAGGGCCTGGGGCAGCTCCTCACCACACTCAGTTccctgaggctcctgggtggacTGATGCCTACCCCCCCAGGGTAGGGATGGGTCTGTGTTGCGTTTCACAAATGGAAAGTggtggggaggacagggaggtgCCAGGGCTCAAGGCTGGCTCAGCTTGCAGAGGACTGGTAAGGCTGGGCTTGAGCACAGATTGGTCAAGCTGCAGCTAATACACCTGTTTAGGGGAACATTGACTTGGCTAATCATCTTTTGctaacattaaaattgtttttttttttttaattttttttaacgtttacttcttattgagagacagagacagggcacgagcatgggagaggcagagagagggagacacagaatctgaagcagactccaggctctgagctgttagcacagaacccgatgtggggctcaaactcacaaaccacgagatcatgacctgagccaaaaccagtcgctcaactgactgagcttcccaggtgccccaaattgtttttagtttttgaggaaggCCCtgttggggtggagggaggcattCCAGGTTGGGGTGACAGGCTAGGTGGCAAGCCAGCCCTTGATGTGCCTGGGACTGGCTTCACCAACCCAAACTTGCCGTGCACTTCTGAGCAAGGTGCAGCTCCTCTGGGAACTCTTGggtcctaatctgtaaaatgggaggatGTGAATTATATTAGCAGTTTtaaagccccctccccccccccccactttttcctGTGGAATCTCTTTTTTCCAAGCAAACCCTATGCAAGAGCCCAACACAAAGGAACACAAAACTTTGGCTTGAGGTGGGATGGGGATCTTGTATGGGTCCCCTTGCATTACTCTACCCATGCTTCACCTTCCCCCGGGTGGCCTTGAAGGGTCTCTGGAAGATGGTTTGGGGAAAACCAGAGCTCTCTGAAGACTGGTCCACATTGAGATTATATGCTGAGGTGGGGGAGCTACGGCAGGTTGTGACCGGATCACTGAATGAGATCCGTGTTGCATGAAGACTACTCCACTGGTGAGCAGGAGGATTTGGGAAGAGGAGACAAGCTGGTTAAGGGGCAGTTTCCTTATTGGGTGTGGGCAAGGAGAAGCAGAGGTCACTGGCCTCACTCAGCTGGTCTGCTGTCTTCCTGCACCAGTGAGGCTGGGCTGCGTGTGGTTGGAGTAGAAACAGGGGATCCAAGAGATGTCCCAAAAtagaatttcaagaaaaaatgagaagttgCATGGGGGGCATCAGGAGCAGAGATGGGGTGGTGGGCCCGGAGTACAGCGACGACGAGCTCCGTCTGCAACGGGTAAAGTTTGAAATGCTGGCAGGACCTTTGAGTGGGcagaagtgggggcaggggacaagGGCGTGGGAAATCCGAGATGGGAGGTGAGGAACAGGAAGTGGCTCAAGGGTAGGGGAAGTGCTGTGGGATGACCAGATGAGGTGAGAGTTGGGCTGCCCCAGCAGGCTAAGGCTAAGGCGCAGTGAAAGTGTTAGCAGAAACCCTTCAAACTGACTTACAGGGGAGAagggggctggctggctggctgggacCCAAGTGTTGGTGGGGGCATTTCTCCTCCTTGTAAACGTTAGGCCtacttcccctctctctgacctagCAGGTGCAGGCCTCCCCAGGTCTGGGATAGAATGGGGGTGGAAGGGTGACAGCCAGACCAGAGAAGTCTCCGGTGGCTGCAGCGTGGTCTGTGTCCAGATACAGCCCTGGCAGTCCCTTCCTGCTCGGTGGGGCAGGTCAGAGCTGCTCTCTCCACAGGTGCTGGAGGTGAGGTGGGAGTCATGGACAGGGGAGGTCGTGGAAAAATCCCCTAGAGATGCTATCAGAGGTCCCGGGTTCCACCCCAGTGTGTCACCACCTcgccgtgtgaccttgagcaagtgccATTATTTCTCTGagcttgtttatttataaaatggggaagaGTCGCCACAAATTTGACAAGATTTCTCAGGCTCCACCCGGTTCTGAAATTCGGTAATTTCCCAACTATAGTGCACCCACTCTGCAAGGGACTGGGAAGGGGACTGGTGAGAAATCAAGTTCAGCGTGTGGAGCGGAGCCTATCAGCCCATTTTGGGCCTGGCGAACCCTTGCCCTTGGAAGGTACTTTGCATGGGAGAGTAGGGGGCGGAAATAAGCGGTGGGCTCTGATGTCCCTGGGCCAAACTCTCGGCCATCGACCCTGCTGGGGAAGACGGGTCAAGTGCACTTGGCTGTGCCTTGGGCTTCAGTGGGGGCGCAGGTTGCCCGGGGTGGGTTCCTTAGTTGCCTGCTCCAGCAGCCCAGTTGCGGCAGTGggtgcccacccccccaccccccgcctcagGCGTCCAGGAAGGGCTGGGAGAGTGAGTGCAAAGGCGGAGCCGGGTGTGGAGGGAGCCGGAGGGAGCGGGCGCGGCCGTGGCTCCCCGGGGCAGCCGGAGGCTGAGGACAGCCTAGTCCGGGGAAGCCCTGCGGCTGAGGCTCTAGAGCGCCCCCTTCTCGGGCTCTGGCCCTCTGGGCCGGTTATTTCGGACCTGGGGGACCCGGGTCGGGTCCTGGGTCCGGCGGGGGGAGCCTCGGGAGTCCGCGAGCAGCTATTTTTAGCCGGCCCGGCGGGCGCGAGGGGGCTATTTATAGATCAAACAATCCGCGCTCCCTGCGTCAATGGAACCCCGCGTGCGTCACGCGCGCAGACATTCCAGGCCCCCTCTCGCCCCGCCCCCTCGGGCTCCCCGTCCCGCGCCTCCCCCTGGCCGCCTCCCGCCGGAACCGCGCCGCCCCCCGCGCCCTTGTATGGCCATAGCTCGCCGGGCCGCGTGCGTCAGTGGCGCCCCCGCCCCTCTCCGTGCGTCACGGAGCACTTAAGAGGAGGGTCGGGCCGGGCCGGGGAGCCCCAGTGGCAGAGACTGCGGAACTTGGGGGAGTGTGCAGGACCGCGGGAGCGCACGAGGGACCAGACTGCGACTCGGGGTGCCGGTCCCGGGCAGGGGGAGCAGGAGCCAGCCGGGTAGGTGCCCCCGCGAGGAGCGTGCATCTCAGCAGCGCTCTCTGCTTTGGTTATTAGCGGTGTTGCATGAAGGAGATGGGCGTACGCGCGGGCAGAAAGGATGTTGTGGGGTCAGCATGCAGGAGGGCGGGTGTAGGGTGCAGCTCTGACGTGGGAGGGGGCCGGTTGGAATGGGATGAGGACCCGGGTCGGACTTCAGTCTgctgggccgggggtgggggtgggggttgggggggggagtgtCCGTGCAAGGTGGAAGGTGGAAACCGCAGGGGGTTAGAGTCGGGGCCAGGAGTGGGGACTTGTTTAGTAGGAGGCTGGCTGTAGTTCAGCCTCCAGGGTGTCCAAGTGGCAAAGTGCGCCCTGGACTGGGGTGCTGATGGAGTCTCAGTACAGTAGAGGAAAAGATACGCAGAGCTTTAACTGCTGGGATCCATCCAACTCCTGTCAGGATTGGATTTCTAAAAGGGTCTTCTTCCTCCCGCTTGTTCGCCTCCTTCCCTATTCCCTTAGTTGTTTTCTTAACACTGTAGAGGCCATGGCTTAGTTTGCCAGGGTCCCCAGCCCGAAGTTGCTGCCTGAACTGTGTCAGGAGACTTCTGGATTGCTGAAGGAAATGGCCAGGATTGGTGGCTGAACTGCGGAGGGGTACTGCTTGTGTTGGATTAAACGAGTCTTCCTAGGGGCAGGATCTCTGGAAGTACAGGGAAGATTGTTTTAGCTGTAGCttggagcgtgtgtgtgtgtgtgtgtgtgtgtgtgtgtgtgagcgcggggggtgggggggggagatgtGGAAACATTGGTCCTTGGGGATCCTGTGTGGGAGTTGCTAACGTTGGAATCTCTGGTGTGGTACCTGAAGGATATCCCCCCTACTCACCGTCCTAGCCTCACATGCTGATCACATctgtacccccctcccccagtccctgtTGGATCATACAGGTAGGGTGCAGCCTGTAGCTTGTTCAGCATAACAGGTGCAAACCACATTGTTGCCAGGACCTGCCTGAAGCCGGattctccctgctccctccttcaaccccgcctcttcctcctccctgtggGACTgcttccccgcctcccccctgAGGCTAGATGTAGGTCCATATCTGGTGTAGTTAAGTACCTgcacaaaggggggggggggttataaGTTGGTGGGGGTTGATCCGGATGTGGGACGTCCAGGTGGAGAAACAGGATTTGAATAAGGCTGGAACGCCCAGCCCCGTGTGGCTGCCACCCTAAACCCATCCCTACCTAGACCGTCCTAGTGCAGGGAGACGTGGCCACCCTCATATCCTGCAGGTGCTATATGTGCATGTGGATGCGCACCGCTGGGTGGGCGGTGCCAGAGCTCCAAGGGGCTTCGGTGCCAGGGCTGGCTGTGGGAGTGACAGGCCAGGGGTGGAGCTGCCCTGTCCAGGGCCCatggaggtggggggaaaggCTATAACCAGAGGACCCCCTGGGCTCCTGGCCAGGAAGTGGTGCCAGCCTTTGCCCCCCTCACTGTTTCCTTGATTGTGGCACTCTCTGTTCCAGTTTGCTTTCGTACCCACCCTAACTGGGTGGGCCGGAGCTGTGCAGACCCCAGGCATGGATGTGGGGTGGCAAACTGCCCCAGAGCCTTCTCTGTGTTAGTCTGCAAACTTACAGATTCCCCCTACATGGTGCCATCTCTGCTCCTTCAGGCTTCTCAGGAGTGAGGGTGTAGCCCTCTTTGCCTGAGCTCCTGGGTTCGTCAGGGCATAGACATCCCTTAGTTGAGGGACTCAGGCAAGGACGGACTGTCTTCCCTCTGCCCGCCGACAGCCTCCTCTTCCTTGTAAAGCCACCTCAAGTCTGCTGGGCTCCGAGTGTTCTCTTATAAAAATAACAAGGGGAAATGCTTTGGGGATAGCAGAAAAATTCTTCTTAGGGACTGTCCCTTCTCCTGGAAGTCCAGGGGGGctgttctctcctccctcctatcCCCACTGGGCCTCCCGCTAGCATTTGGCCTTTAAAGGTCTGGAGCCCGGTTACTTGATCCCCCAGGGAGTGGGGAACTGGGTGAGGAGGTCTGGGCTCCCTTCCTTTATGCTTTTGAGAGCATCCCAGGCAGCGCAGAGCGGGCGCCCATCCCCAGATGGCAGGACTGGGGTGCGCGTGGGAGCTGCAGCCTTTGTTCAATGtgtagggtgggggcagggatgggggacaGGCTCATGGCTGCTTAGGCCTGTTTCTTAGGCAGCTGGGCCTTCATTCCTAGCTCCTCTTCCATTTTGAGGATGTCCTTCCCAGGCACTGtgcggggaggaggagagggggtttTGCAAAGGCTGGGCCGTGCCTGGGAATATTCCCAGAAGTGCCAGGTTAGGGAAACAACATCTCTGCACCCAGAGAATGGGCTAAGTAAGGCTTTgcctgtctgcctctcctcctcacccttctcccagcccccacccatgCCTTACCCGATgcgggagggcagggggctggaggAACACAGCCTCCCCCTGTTCCAGCAGAGAAATGCTGGCTGGGTGCCTTCCCTAGGGTTCCCAGGCTGCCTGGGGTGTGGCTGGCTTTCCAACTGAGCCCACTCTTGCTGGGCCACTGCCCGGGGACTTTGTGACATGGGGGTTGAGATGGTACTCCAGCCGGGGACCAGGATTCCTGGGTTCTGTGGTGGCCCATGGTGCCAGCGCCTCAGTGTCCTGTGTCTGGCCGGGATTCCTGCCACCTGGCTGCTTAGAGACCTACACTTATTTAGAGGTCAGGCTTCAGACTTCCTTCACTGACTCTCACCTCTTCAATCTTGGTCTCCCCCCACTTCAGAGATGCCCTGTATCCAAGCCCAATATGGGACACCAGCACCGAGCCCAGGATCCCGTGACCATCTGGCAAGCGACCCCCTGACCCCCGAGCTCAGCAAGCCCACCATGGACCTGGCCAGCCCTGAGGcagcccccactgcccccactgcCCTGCCTAGCTTCAGCACCTTCATGGATGGCTACACAGGAGAGTTTGACACCTTCCTCTACCAGCTGCCGGGAACAGCCCAGCCATGTTCCTCGGCCTCCTCTTCGGcctcctccacatcctcatcctCGGCCAcctcccctgcctctgcttcttTCAAGTTTGAGGACTTCCAGGTGTACGGCTGCTATCCTGGCCCGTTGAGCGCCCCCCTGGATGAGACCCTGTCCTCCAGTGGCTCCGACTACTATGGCAGCCCCTGCTCAGCACCGTCACCGTCCACGCCCAGCTTCCAGCCGCCCCAGCTGTCTCCCTGGGATGGCTCATTCGGCCCCTTCTCACCCAGCCAGACGTATGAAGGCCTGCGGGCATGGACAGAGCAGCTGCCCAAGGCTTCTGGGCACCCCCAGCCACCGGCCTTCTTTTCCTTCAGCCCCCCCgccggccccagccccagccttgtCCAAAGCCCCTTGAAGCTATTCCCCACACAGGCCCCCTGCcagctgggggagagagagagttattCCATGTCGGCGGCTTTCCCAGGCCTGGCGCCCACTTCTCCACACCTGGATGGCCCAGGGATGCTGGATGTACCTGTGCCCTCTGCCAAGGCCCGGAGCGGGGCTCCAGGTGGAAGCGAGGGCCGCTGTGCCGTGTGTGGGGACAATGCTTCGTGCCAGCATTATGGTGTCCGCACCTGCGAGGGCTGCAAGGGCTTCTTCAAGGTACTGGGCTGCCCCTGGGTGCAGCTTTTTATGGGAAGTGGGCGAGGCTGGTCTCTCTTCCCAGTAGGCTCTGTGCGGTAGCCTCCCTGGGGTTCTCTTCCCAACCCATTCTGCCCTTCAGGAAGGGGTCTGATCTGCAGGTGGGCCGCCCTCCTGGGGACCCACAGATGGCCGGGGGCTGGGACCTTCGTGCACCATTGGGGCTGCCTGCTGAGGGGTGAAGGGACGGTGAGATATGGGCGAGGGTGCAGGCTGCAGGGGTGCCTCCAGGAGGGCGTGTACTAATGGCCAGCCTCTGGTTTCCTCTGCCTGTCCTCTCCCAACTCAAGGTCTTAGTGGGACGGGGGCCCCAGGCACTCATGTTCTTGGCGTGAGATAAAAGGATCTGGGAAGAGGGCTTGATGCTTGAGGGCTGGGGGCGGACTGGGGAACAGGCTGTGTGTTTGTCCCAGCTCTGGGTGCCTGCTCAGCTTcccgtccccaccccccatccctcctccactctctcttgTCTGCCCCAGGGAGGCACATTTACATGTACAGGTACCTGGGCTACCTGGGAGCCCCAAACCCCTGGCCCCTAATCTTGTgtcctggggggggggtctccctcCTTAGGCAAAAACCTCTCCCAGTGTCCccaagattttcttcttcctctccccccccccccaacccccctgccatctctccctcccctgccacccaaATGTTAGAAAAATAGCTGTGAACAGAGAGTGCTTTTGTCTGTGATGGCAGCACGATCTGGACggtcccctcccctggtctcccccccccccttcaccccGCCCGGCTCTGACAGCCTGTTCCGTGTTGCCCCCCCATCCAGCGCACAGTGCAGAAAAACGCCAAGTACATCTGCCTGGCTAACAAGGACTGCCCTGTGGACAAGAGGCGGCGAAACCGCTGCCAGTTCTGCCGCTTCCAGAAGTGCCTGGCCGTAGGCATGGTGAAGGAAGGTGGGTGGCTGGGATGGGcttgtgggagagagaggcaggcctgagtggggtggggcagacagagtgTCCCCAGACATCTGTCCTGGTGGGCCCCCACAGATGGCTTATCTCCACTGCACCTCGGGTCCACCTGCCTGGCTCATGGAGGGGTGCTCTCTGTAGGGTCTCAGGGGCTCTAGGTCCTTAGACTCCAGGGTACTTCCCAGCATGACATGCACAGCTTGGGCTGAGAGTCCCTTCCCTggaccccttcctcccttcctcagccCTCCCCGTTTCTCTGCAGTTGTCCGGACAGACAGCCTGAAGGGACGGCGGGGGCGGCTCCCTTCAAAGCCCAAGCAGCCCCCAGATGCCTCTCCTGCCAATCTCCTCACCTCCCTGGTCAGGGCGCACCTGGACTCGGGGCCCAGCACGGCCAAACTGGATTACTCCAAGGTGAGCCCCGCCCACTCCACATTCAGTGGCTTTGTGAACACCGCATAAGGCTCCTCCCCAGTTGGACGTACTGAAAAAAGAGGAGCCCCTTTTGGGCTGACCAGATGGAAAAATGTACCCCCTCGGGTGGGCggccaattagaaaaaaatgtgctcCTTCCAGCAGCCTCAGCCCTGGGTTAACATGGGAGGATTGGCGAGTAGGACCACGGGCAGAATCGCAGTTCCTCCCTCGCCCCCGGGATCTGGCCGTCATCCGAGTGCGTGACATGGCCGTGTGTGGTTGTGGCCCCAGTGCGGGGCCCTTCGTGGGGTGCTGACCCCAGCGGACCACCCTCAGTTCCAGGAGCTGGTGCTGCCCCACTTTGGGAAGGAGGATGCTGGGGACGTGCAGCAGTTCTATGACCTGCTTTCGAGTTCCCTGGAGGTTATCCGCAAGTGGGCTGAGAAGATCCCCGGCTTTGCTGAGCTGTCCCCGGGCGACCAGGACCTGCTGCTGGAGTCAGCCTTCCTGGAACTCTTCATCCTCCGCCTGGCCTACCGGTGAGTTGCCGTTGCCCCCTCAGCTCCTTCTCTGCTGCCCTGTCCTCAAGCGCCCCCTGACCAACGTCTGCATCCCTGCCCACCAGGTCCAAGCCTGCCGAGGGGAAACTCATCTTCTGCTCAGGCCTGGTGCTGCACCGGCTCCAGTGCGCCCCTGGCTTTGGCGACTGGATCGACAGTATCCTGGCCTTCTCTCGGTCCCTGCACGGCTTGGTGGTCGACGTCCCTGCCTTCGCCTGCCTCTCTGCACTCGTCCTCATCACGGGTGAGTGGCCAGCGGGGAGCTGGGGTGGGCTTGAGGGCCTGGCCCTGGGTGGGCTGGCATCTGGCACTTGGTGGGCCCCCATATGGTGAAGTGAGGGGACCTAGATGCAGAGAGGGGCAAGCATTTGCTCAGAGTGACCCAGCTGGTGGGCGGCAGAGCCGGGGTTCGGGCCCCGCTGTGCCCgaggcagagcccaaggcagTCTGTGAACTAATCCCATACTACCCAAGATGCAGACTCGTGTAGGTCATCGTGTATGGCCTAGggttctggtttgtttttaaaatcttcctgaATGATGTCACGTGCAGGAAGGCACGCAAATGACATACTTTCACGCACCAAGCACACTCATGTAAACGTTACCTAGATCAGGAAGCAGACGGGGTCACTACCCAAGGGGTCTTGGGTCCCCTGTGGTCATCTGCTCCCCTGAGGGTAACTACTACCCTGGTTTCTATCAGCATAGATTAAGTGTGCTTGTTGTCTACTTTGTGTAAGTATGGTTATTCGGGATGGATGTTTTGGAGTTGAATGTGGAGGTCTTCAGatctcttttcttactttttaaagcacTAGTCTGCCCCCATCCCCCTTTGTGCTTAAATTTCACAGGGGGCCCAGCCATATAGGACAGAATCCAAGGCACTTTGGGCTGAAGGGGTGGTGGTTTTGAAACCAGCTTTCCCTGGAGGTGGCCTCTAAAACATAGTGCTCAATTCCAGGGCTTCTTGGAAccgtctggggggggggggtgcaaaaaaAGCTACTGGCCTCGTCTGAAAATCCGGTTAGGGTTTTATTTcgtttttgtgaccttgggcaagtcatttaatctctctgggcctcagtttgtcATTTGGAAGATGAGGATAATGAGTATTCCTGAGGCTACCACTAGACTTCCAATGGGGTTCGCGCGTGAACTTGCTTTTGCAAGGTGCCAGCAGAGTGTGGGGGATGGTCAGTGGCGACAGGTCTAGAGCAGGGGGCAAGTGGGGGCGGCCGGGGCTCGGGGCAGGGCTCTGAGCCTTGGATGGACAGCTAATCCCTAAGCCTTCGCCTTCCTCGCAGACCGGCACGGGCTGCAGGAGCCCCGGCGGGTGGAGGAACTTCAGAACCGCATTGCCAGCTGCCTGAAGGAGCACGTCTCGGCCGTGGCGGGCGAGccccagccagccagctgccTGTCACGCCTGCTGGGCAAGCTGCCCGAGCTTCGGACCCTGTGCACCCAGGGCCTGCAACGCATCTTCTACCTCAAGCTGGAGGACCTGGTGCCCCCTCCACCTATCGTCGACAAGATCTTTATGGACACGCTGCCCTTCTGACCCCAGCCCAGGAACACGCGTGCACCGTGTGTGC is a genomic window of Acinonyx jubatus isolate Ajub_Pintada_27869175 chromosome B4, VMU_Ajub_asm_v1.0, whole genome shotgun sequence containing:
- the NR4A1 gene encoding nuclear receptor subfamily 4 group A member 1, producing the protein MPCIQAQYGTPAPSPGSRDHLASDPLTPELSKPTMDLASPEAAPTAPTALPSFSTFMDGYTGEFDTFLYQLPGTAQPCSSASSSASSTSSSSATSPASASFKFEDFQVYGCYPGPLSAPLDETLSSSGSDYYGSPCSAPSPSTPSFQPPQLSPWDGSFGPFSPSQTYEGLRAWTEQLPKASGHPQPPAFFSFSPPAGPSPSLVQSPLKLFPTQAPCQLGERESYSMSAAFPGLAPTSPHLDGPGMLDVPVPSAKARSGAPGGSEGRCAVCGDNASCQHYGVRTCEGCKGFFKRTVQKNAKYICLANKDCPVDKRRRNRCQFCRFQKCLAVGMVKEVVRTDSLKGRRGRLPSKPKQPPDASPANLLTSLVRAHLDSGPSTAKLDYSKFQELVLPHFGKEDAGDVQQFYDLLSSSLEVIRKWAEKIPGFAELSPGDQDLLLESAFLELFILRLAYRSKPAEGKLIFCSGLVLHRLQCAPGFGDWIDSILAFSRSLHGLVVDVPAFACLSALVLITDRHGLQEPRRVEELQNRIASCLKEHVSAVAGEPQPASCLSRLLGKLPELRTLCTQGLQRIFYLKLEDLVPPPPIVDKIFMDTLPF